TGTTCTTGGATTGCCAAGCTAAACATGTGAATCATCATTGAAATATCATATTCACTCATTATTTGACAACCTTTGATTTCGCGTGATTTTTTATCGTAAACAATTCTGATAGTAACTTCTTTGTTGTTTTCTTCCATAAATGGTGGTTTTTGTAAATCTGTGAAATCAGTGTATTCAACTTCCATTCCTAATTTTTCAGCATTTCTAACTGTCAAACCTGTTGATACCATGCACAAATCGTAAATTTTAATTCCGTTTGATCCTTGGACGCCGTTTGATTCTAATTTTGTTCCACAAACATTGTGACCAGCAACTATACCACTTCTTACAGCGTTTGTAGCTAATGCAACGTATTCAAATTTTCCTGTTGCGTTGTTGAAAATAACTGTTGAATCTCCAACTGCAAATACATTTTCATCTGAAGTTTGTTGATGTTTGTCAGTGATAATTGCTTTATGATCGTTCAATTTCAAATGATCTTTTGCAAGTGAACTGTTTGGTTTAAAACCAATAGACATAACAACCATATCGCAATCGTATTCTGCTTTGTCAGTTATTACCTTATTTACTTTTCCATCAGTTCCTTCTAATTTTACAACTTCTTCATTGAATACTAAATTTACACCGTGATTTTTAAGATTTTCTTCCATTTTCTTGCAGAATTTGTCGTCATAATAACCTCTTAAAACAGTATTACCGTGTTCTATCAATGTTGATTCTTTGCCTAATCTTTTAAAAGCTTCAGCAAGTTCTGTTCCTATGTAGCCTGCACCTACCACTACAACTTTTTTAATATCTTCGTGATTAATCTTGTCTATGACTGATTGTGCATCTTGGAAAATTTTAACTTTTTGAACATTTTCCAAATCCATTCCTTCGATATCTGGTAAAATTGGTTGAGATCCTGTAGCTAATACCAATTTGTCGTAAGATTCTTGAATTTCTTTTCCGTCTTTGTCTTTTGCATAAACAATTTTTTTGTCGTAGTCGATGTTTTCTACTTTAGTTTCCATGTGAACTGTAGCGCCTTTTTGTTCAAAAACCTCTTTGCTACAATAAAATAATTTTTCTGGACCTTTAATTTGCTTTCCAATCCACAATGCCATTCCACAACCTAAGAAAGAAATATTGGAATTTTGATCAAAAATTACTAATTCTTCATCTTTGTAGTTATCCAATATTGTGTTCGCGCAAGCTGTACCTGCATGGTTAGCTCCAATTAAAACTATTTTACTCATTATATTGCCTCCTTTTTTTATTTCCTACTAGATTTGTAGGATTAATAAGTAAAAAAATATTTGTTTGATAAATAACAAATCTTTACGCCTATAATTATATCAAATTTGTAATCATTTTTCAATATGCAAACTATTTCTTTTTTTCTGAGTTCATATATAATAGTATTATGGAGGTAGAAAATTGAACAATTTAAAATACTTGAAATTACTTGCAAAAGAATTTCCTACGATTGAACAAGCAGCCAACAAAATAATCAGTTTGACGTCTCTGTCAGTTTTACCAAAAGGCACAGAGTACTTCTTATCTGATTTGCACGGACAATACGATAGTTTCAACAGAATTATTAAAAGTGCTTCTGGTAATACCAGAATTAAAATTGACCTTGAATTCAAAGACAAATTATCGGAATCAAGGAAAAATCAGTTGGCCAATTTAATTTACGATCCTAAGACAATTATCAATATTACAAAGGAAAACGATGAATTTACAGAAAAATGGATAAGAGATACGATTTTTTATCTTATAAGAATCGCTAAAAGAGTTGCCAGCAAATATTCTAGACAAAAAGTCAGAAATCAAACTCCTTTCTACTACAGAGATTTGATAGATGAAATGCTCAACATTCAATACGAATCTTTGAATAAGAAAGAATATTTTAATCAACTTTTAGATAGCATCATTAAAATAGAAGTCAGCGAAGATTTTATAATAACTTTGTGTGAATTAATTCAAGATTTGAACATTGACTGGCTTCACATCGTCGGAGATATTTTCGACAGAGGAAAAAGACCGGACATTATTATGGATACTCTTATTGCTAAAAAAGATGTGGATATTCAATACGGCAACCACGATGTTACATGGATTGCAGCGTATCTTGGTAGTTATGTGAATGCGTGTAACGTCGTTAGAAATGCAATAAGTTACAATAATTTTCAATCTTTGGAAGATGGTTACGGAATTAATTTGAGATTATTGTCTACATTGGCAGACGAATCATATTATGATGATCCATGCGAAAGATTCAAAGTCAGAATCTTGGACGATAACAAACACTCAGAAACTGATTTGCTTCACGCAGCAAGAATGCACAAAGCAATTTCTATAATTCAATTCAAATTAGAGAACCAACTTTTCAAGAGAAATCCAGAATTTGAACAATTGGACAGATTATATCTTGAAAGGATTGATTTTAAAAATGGAATTTACAAGGATGCAAATGGTAAGCCTCATGCGCTTTTGGATATAAAATTCCCTACAATTGATCCTGAAAATCCTCTTGAGTTAACACCAAGTGAACAAGAAGTTGTCGAATGCATTTCAAAATCCTTCAGAACAAGTCACAGATTAAAAGAGCACATGGACTTTTTATTCTCGTATGGTTCAGTGTACAAAATTGCAAATAGCAATTTGCTTTTCCACGGATGTATTCCAATGAATAAGGACGGTAGTTTTGAAGAATTCACTTATCAATCCAATACCTACAGTGGTAAATCACTTTTGGATTTCTTCGAAGGAATTATAAATTCAGCAAAAAACATGGATGACAATGACCCCGACAGACAAACAGCGTTGGACTTTTTCTGGTATATGTGGTGTGGTCCAAAATCTCCTATGTTCGGGAAAAGCAAGATATCAACATTCGAAAATTTCTTCATAACTGACAAAGATGTCAGAAAAGAAGTAAGTAATCCTTATTTTAGTTTAAGCAAGATTGAAAAATATGCAGACAAAATATTTGAAGAATTCAATATGAATCCTGAGACATCTCACATAATTAACGGACACGTTCCCGTTAAAAGCATCAATGGAGAAAAACCAGTATCAGCCAATGGCAAAACTTATGTAATAGATGGCGGAATTTCAGAAGCTTACCAAAAGAAAACAGGAATTGCTGGATATACGTTGACATTTAACTCACATCACTTAGCCATAGCAAAACACAAGAATTTCAAAGTAATGGAATCAGTTCACGGTGCGTACACTCCAGAAGTTACAATCACGGAAGAATTTCCAAAAAGAATGCTCATAAAAGATACCGATGAAGGAGAAGAAATCCTAGAACTGATCGAAGATTTGGAAAGTTTAATTGAAGCGTACAGAAGTGGTACAATTCAACAAAATTCAAACTAATACCAATCATGACCACCCGTAAAACGGGTGGTTTGTTCAAGGGCTATAAGCCCGAGTGATACCAACCAGCGTCTCAAGGCGCTGGTTTTCACTCCGTTCAAACCTAACTGTTTTTGCCACTTTAGCCTATCCCTGAAAGGGATTTTTAATTTCTATTTCATAAACGGATCTGTATATTCTTTTACACTCAATTTATCAAGTGCTATATCATGTTGCTCTTGTTCTCTTATATATTTTGCTATTGTCTTTTCATTCAATCCCACTGTGCTCACATAATATCCTTCTGCCCAAAAATGACGATTGCCAAATTTGTATTTTAAATTCGCATGTCTGTCAAACATCATTAGAGCACTTTTCCCTTTTAAATATCCCATAAAACTTGATACTGATATTTTGGGTGGAATGCTTACTAACATGTGTACATGATCTGGCATCATATGCCCTTCTATTATTTCTACTCCTTTGTATTTACAAAGTAATTTGAATATTTCTATGAGACTTTCTCTATATTGATAAAATATCACTTTTCGTCTATACTTTGGAGTGAAGACTATGTGATACTTGCACATCCATTTTGTGTGAGACAATGAATTAGTTTTATTTGCCATAAAATCACATCTTATTATTTTAGGTCTGAACAACTCTATTATAATACTTGGTGATTTTTTTGGTATAACCTAAGAACGCCTACCCGCATAGCGGGTAGTTTATTGTTTCGTTCGCAAGCGAACTCAACTGACTAAAGTCATCAAAAATCAAAAAAACTAATCTTGGAAAATCCAAGATTAGTTTTTCTTATAATACACCGAATTTATTAAATGGAAAATATCTCAAAAAAGCTCTACCAACTATCGCCTTTTTCTTTATCGGTCCGAATATTCTGCTATCATTAGATTCTCGTGGGAGTCTGTTATCCCCCAAAACAAAATACTCATCTTCTCCTAATTCCCATTTTGTTTCATTTCCTGAAACAAGAGTCGTTTGACTACTTGTATAATTTTCATTCAATTGTTCGTTATTGACGTATACTTTATTGTTTTTTAATTCAACAGTATCGCCAGGTAATGCTACAATTCTTTTGATGTAGTCACGACCAGATTTATCCGGTGCGTGAAGTTCTATAATGTTACCTCGCTTTAATTTGTTCTTAAAAATCCCCATCCTGTTGACGAAAATTCTGTCCCCGTTTTCAATTGTAGGATTCATGCTATTTCCTTCAACATGAGTTGTGCTAATAACAAAATTTCTAAGCAGTAATGCTAACACAATGGCAATTCCTATTACAAATAACCACTCAAAAAAAGATTTTGCTTTTTCTGTCATATTTACAATTCCCTTTCTAATATTTACTAATTTGATTATAATACTAATCAGTAAATGTGTAAAGGTTGCTAATTTATTATCGTAATATAAAATTATTTGTAAAAATTATGAATTAAAAACTTCTCTGTCCAATTCGCCTTCACTTGCCGCAACTATAACTGCTGAAGAACCTGCTGCTGTAACATTTGTAGCAGTTCTGCCCATATCTGCAAGCATTGAAATAGGGCTCATCAATACAACCATTTCAACAGGAAGTCCCATTGCTGCGAACACTGCAGTAGTTGTGATTGTTGCAGTTCCAGGAACTCCGACTGTACCCAAAGACACTGCCAACGCTACTAATATTAGCATTACATATTGTCCAAATGAATAGTGAATTCCTATAACATTAATTGTCAAAATTGCGGATAATATAGGCCAAAATCCTGCACAACCAGGCATACCAACAGTTGCACCAGTCGAAGCGACAAAAGTTGCTATTTTTTCAGAAACGCCTAATTTATTTGTTAAATTTTCAGTATTTGCTGGGATACATCCCACAGAAGATTGTGTTGAGAATGCAATCAATTGAACTGGCCAGAATTTTTTGAAGAATTTGATTGGATTTACCTTTGCAAATAGCGCCAAAAGTGCGCCTGTTGTGATATATGAATGGAAAATTGATGCAACATAAGTCAATATCAACACAACAATCAATGGCATCATGCTAGCCATATCTGTTCTACTAACAGCGTTCGCCATCAAGGCCAATACAGCGTAAGGAGTGAAGTCTATAATCATTCCTGTAAATCTAAAAATAACTGCTGCAGCTGAATCGATAAAATTCAAAAATGGTTTTGCTTTTTCTCCTTCTCCTCTTTCTTCTAATTGCAATATAGCTAATCCCAAAAGAACAGAAAATACAATTATAGGAACTACTTTTGCTTCTGCTGCATTTCCCAAGACATTATCTGGGAAGAAATTTACAAAAGTTTCCGCAAAAGTTGGAACTTCCTTAGCTTTTGCATCTGCTGCCAAAGTTAATGAACTTCCTTGTCCAATTTTAAATGCAACACCTAAAATCAAACCTACAAGTGAACCTAAAACATTGTGTAAACTTAAAATACCAATTGTTTTTGTTCCGATTTTCTTCATTTTTTCTATACTTTCCAAAGAAACTACAGTACTAACAATTGATGTGAATAATAATGGAATTACTATCGCAAACAATAAATTAGCATAAATAGATCCAAATACTTTTACATATTCTGTGTTTCCTTTAAAAATAAATCCTACTATAATACCTAGAATTGCAGCTACAATTGTTATTGTTCCGAAGTTCATTTTCTTCTTAGCCATGAACATCAATAAAGCAAACAATACTAAAGTAACTGCTAATGCTACAAATTTCATGTAAACACCCCTTTTTGTTTTATAGTTATATATTATAGTATATTGAGTACAATTTTCAAATTTAATTTTAAATTTTGCAAATTTTATTTACTTAATTCTGCACATTATTCAATAATTTTGATTTTTCTTACGATTTTTTTGCAAAAAAATTTTTATATCAGAAAATACATATCCCTAATACTACTAATGAAAATCGTTTGATATTTTGTAAAAATAGTGCTTATTTTATCTACCACTGTTATATATATGAATTATTTAATTTTTGAAATATTTTCAATAAAAAATCAGAGGCTATTAACCTCTGACTTAAAATCTATTCATACATTTTTAATAAAACATCTTCAGCTTTTATCGGAAGAGTATCGAAAGTGCAACCAAGTGCGTTTAATATCGCTCCATTAATAGCCGGTGCAGGTGTGTTTGAAACTATTTCTCCAATTGATTTTGCTCCGAATGGACCTGTAGGCTCATAACTTTCACAAAAATCAACGTGAATATTTCCGATGTCTTTTCTTGAAGGCAAATTATACGAAATAAATGAATGTTCTTTTAATCTTCCTTCATCATCCCACAATGAATCTTCATACAAAGCATATCCTATCGATTGACCAATCCCGCCTTCGACTTGAACCGTAGCCAATTTTGTATTCATAACAGTTCCGCAATCGACAACCGCTGCGTAATCTTCTACTTTGATTTCTCCTGTTAATTTGTCGATACTTATTTTGGCAAATCCCGCCATATATGGTGGAGGTGATGTTTTTGAATCGAAGTTTCCCACGCCAATTAATTGCATACCGTTTGGTCCAGTGGATAAATCTCTAGCCAAATCTTTGATTGCAATTAATTTTTTATCTTGCAAATAAACTTCTTGATTTCTAATTTCTAACCATTCTACGGAAGTTTCAAATCTCATAGCAACACGTTTTTTGATTTTATTTAACAAATTTTCACACGCACGGACAACTGCACTTCCTGTTATATACACACCACTTGATGCATAACTTCCCGGATCAAATGGAGTTATATCAGTGTCTGCGATTATTGGAATAATATTGTCCATTCCACATTGCAACACTTCATTTGCCAAATTCACCATGATAGAATCCGTTCCTTGTCCAACATCTGTAGGACTCATCAACAATGTATAATCACCTTGTTCGTTTAATCTAACTTCAACTGTTGAAGTGTCGACGTTTTGAATTCCGCTTCCTTGTTGAGCAATTGCCATTCCAACAGAAATTATTTTATCTTTTTCTTCTTTGAAAGGATAATATTTATCCCATTCAATCATTTCTCTTCCTTTTTCGATGCATTCATTTAATTTGCAACTTTTGACATCTATTCCGTACGCCAGAGTTTTTTCTCCTTCACGAACAGTGTTTTTAAGTCTTAGCTCAACTGGATCCATGTTTAATTCTTTGGCTAATTTATTTACCATAGATTCTAATGCAAATGTTCCTTGAACTGCACCGTAACCACGAAAAGCTCCTCCAGGAAGTTTGTTAGTGTATACAACTTGTCCGAAAAATCTAGCGGCTCTCATTCTGCTGTACAATGGAAGTGTTTTGTTACCAACCAAATTCAAAGTCGTAAATGCGTGATAACCGTAAGCGCCTTGATCAGATAACGCATAAATGTCACAAGCTTCAATTGTCCCATCATTTTTGGCACCAATTTTAACTTTAACTTTCATTTGGTGGCGTGAGTTTGAAGCTTCAAAAGTTTCTTCTCTGTCAAATACAAGGATTGAAGGCTTTCCTGTTTTTAAAGTTACAAATCCAGGATAAATTTCTGTTACACTTGTTTGTTTACCACCGAATCCTCCACCTACTCTTGGTTTTATAATTCTGATTCTTGAATCGCTAATTCCCAACGCAACAGATAATTGTCTCTTGATGTGGAATGGAACTTGTGTAGATGAAATGCAACACAATCTATTAAATTGATCCATGTAACAATACGATCTGTAAGTTTCCATCATGCAATGTGCTTGTGCTTTCGTTGTAAAAGTGTCTTCCAATACGACATCACATTCACTCATTACCTTGTCGACATCTTCGCCCCAAGATTCCTTCTTTTCGCCAACTATATTCCTTTTCGTATCGTACCCAAAAACTTTCGTTGGCCCATTGAAGAACACGTCTTCTTCGTGAACGACAATTTTATTGTCGATAGCTTTTGTGTAATCAAGTAATGGAGTTTTCACATCGTATTTGATTTTAATTCTCTTCATAGCTTGATTACAAACTTTTTCGTTAACTCCAACTACAATTGCTACAGGCTCTCTCATGTATCTAATATTTTTTGACAAAATCGACATATCGTATGGACTTGGTTCTGGATAAGATTGTCCTGCCAAAGTAAATTTATTGTCGAAAACATCTTCATAAGTGTACACTGCAACAATTCCATCCATCGCTTCTGCTTTTGATTTGTCTATTTCTAAAATTTCACACCTTGCATACGGACTTCTCATCAACTTTATAATAAGTGCGTTAGGATCTTTCAAATCCTCTGTATAGACAGGTTTACCAGTAACTAATGAATTTGAATCTATTTTCTTGAAATCTTTATTTATCTTCATCATCAATCTCCAAATATTTCTTAATAGCTCTCATTTGAGAAGCATAACCTGTACATCTGCATAAATTTCCCATCAAATAATCTTCGATTTCTTCATCTGTAGGATTTTTGATAGTTTTCTTCAAACTCAAAACATTCATTATAAACCCCGGTGAACAAAAACCGCATTGTTCCCCACCTTCTTCAGTCAAAAGTTCTCCGAATTTTCTTTGGCTTTCAGAAATTCCTTCCAAAGTTGTAATCTTTTTGCCTTCACATCTTAATGCCAAAATAGAACAAGAAAGTACTGGAACATCATCCAACCACACAGTGCAAAGACCACAATTTGATGTAGTACAACCACACTTCACCGATTTATAACCTAAATCGCGAAGCACATTGTACAAAGTAGTATCGCAATCAACACTAGCTATATGATTTTTATTGTTAACATTTAATTCTATAATCATTGCAATTCACCTAACGCTTTTTCCAATAATCCAACAAATAAAAGTTTTCTGTATTTTTTCTTCGCTTTGTTATTTGACCCTATATACTCATCAATTAATTCCAATGTCTTTTCTCTATCGAATCCATTAGCATTAATCTCATCAGAAACATCTCTCATAACCATTGCTTTTTGAGGTCTCGCGCCAAATACTACCTTGTATTTCCCATCTATTTTAGAAACACTTACAATGGCAATTGGAAAATCCTTACAGCAAAGTCTTTGAACGAATTGTACGCAATTAATGTTTTTGTTTGGAATTATTACTTCTACCAAAATATCCTTTTTGATATCTGAATTCAGAAATTCTTCAACACTCATCACACCATTATTGT
This Finegoldia magna ATCC 53516 DNA region includes the following protein-coding sequences:
- the nox gene encoding H2O-forming NADH oxidase — protein: MSKIVLIGANHAGTACANTILDNYKDEELVIFDQNSNISFLGCGMALWIGKQIKGPEKLFYCSKEVFEQKGATVHMETKVENIDYDKKIVYAKDKDGKEIQESYDKLVLATGSQPILPDIEGMDLENVQKVKIFQDAQSVIDKINHEDIKKVVVVGAGYIGTELAEAFKRLGKESTLIEHGNTVLRGYYDDKFCKKMEENLKNHGVNLVFNEEVVKLEGTDGKVNKVITDKAEYDCDMVVMSIGFKPNSSLAKDHLKLNDHKAIITDKHQQTSDENVFAVGDSTVIFNNATGKFEYVALATNAVRSGIVAGHNVCGTKLESNGVQGSNGIKIYDLCMVSTGLTVRNAEKLGMEVEYTDFTDLQKPPFMEENNKEVTIRIVYDKKSREIKGCQIMSEYDISMMIHMFSLAIQEHVTIDKLALTDIFFLPHYNQPYNYVTMAAIQAL
- a CDS encoding fructose-bisphosphatase class III; its protein translation is MNNLKYLKLLAKEFPTIEQAANKIISLTSLSVLPKGTEYFLSDLHGQYDSFNRIIKSASGNTRIKIDLEFKDKLSESRKNQLANLIYDPKTIINITKENDEFTEKWIRDTIFYLIRIAKRVASKYSRQKVRNQTPFYYRDLIDEMLNIQYESLNKKEYFNQLLDSIIKIEVSEDFIITLCELIQDLNIDWLHIVGDIFDRGKRPDIIMDTLIAKKDVDIQYGNHDVTWIAAYLGSYVNACNVVRNAISYNNFQSLEDGYGINLRLLSTLADESYYDDPCERFKVRILDDNKHSETDLLHAARMHKAISIIQFKLENQLFKRNPEFEQLDRLYLERIDFKNGIYKDANGKPHALLDIKFPTIDPENPLELTPSEQEVVECISKSFRTSHRLKEHMDFLFSYGSVYKIANSNLLFHGCIPMNKDGSFEEFTYQSNTYSGKSLLDFFEGIINSAKNMDDNDPDRQTALDFFWYMWCGPKSPMFGKSKISTFENFFITDKDVRKEVSNPYFSLSKIEKYADKIFEEFNMNPETSHIINGHVPVKSINGEKPVSANGKTYVIDGGISEAYQKKTGIAGYTLTFNSHHLAIAKHKNFKVMESVHGAYTPEVTITEEFPKRMLIKDTDEGEEILELIEDLESLIEAYRSGTIQQNSN
- the tnpA gene encoding IS200/IS605 family transposase yields the protein MANKTNSLSHTKWMCKYHIVFTPKYRRKVIFYQYRESLIEIFKLLCKYKGVEIIEGHMMPDHVHMLVSIPPKISVSSFMGYLKGKSALMMFDRHANLKYKFGNRHFWAEGYYVSTVGLNEKTIAKYIREQEQHDIALDKLSVKEYTDPFMK
- the lepB gene encoding signal peptidase I; this encodes MTEKAKSFFEWLFVIGIAIVLALLLRNFVISTTHVEGNSMNPTIENGDRIFVNRMGIFKNKLKRGNIIELHAPDKSGRDYIKRIVALPGDTVELKNNKVYVNNEQLNENYTSSQTTLVSGNETKWELGEDEYFVLGDNRLPRESNDSRIFGPIKKKAIVGRAFLRYFPFNKFGVL
- a CDS encoding dicarboxylate/amino acid:cation symporter, giving the protein MKFVALAVTLVLFALLMFMAKKKMNFGTITIVAAILGIIVGFIFKGNTEYVKVFGSIYANLLFAIVIPLLFTSIVSTVVSLESIEKMKKIGTKTIGILSLHNVLGSLVGLILGVAFKIGQGSSLTLAADAKAKEVPTFAETFVNFFPDNVLGNAAEAKVVPIIVFSVLLGLAILQLEERGEGEKAKPFLNFIDSAAAVIFRFTGMIIDFTPYAVLALMANAVSRTDMASMMPLIVVLILTYVASIFHSYITTGALLALFAKVNPIKFFKKFWPVQLIAFSTQSSVGCIPANTENLTNKLGVSEKIATFVASTGATVGMPGCAGFWPILSAILTINVIGIHYSFGQYVMLILVALAVSLGTVGVPGTATITTTAVFAAMGLPVEMVVLMSPISMLADMGRTATNVTAAGSSAVIVAASEGELDREVFNS
- a CDS encoding xanthine dehydrogenase family protein molybdopterin-binding subunit: MKINKDFKKIDSNSLVTGKPVYTEDLKDPNALIIKLMRSPYARCEILEIDKSKAEAMDGIVAVYTYEDVFDNKFTLAGQSYPEPSPYDMSILSKNIRYMREPVAIVVGVNEKVCNQAMKRIKIKYDVKTPLLDYTKAIDNKIVVHEEDVFFNGPTKVFGYDTKRNIVGEKKESWGEDVDKVMSECDVVLEDTFTTKAQAHCMMETYRSYCYMDQFNRLCCISSTQVPFHIKRQLSVALGISDSRIRIIKPRVGGGFGGKQTSVTEIYPGFVTLKTGKPSILVFDREETFEASNSRHQMKVKVKIGAKNDGTIEACDIYALSDQGAYGYHAFTTLNLVGNKTLPLYSRMRAARFFGQVVYTNKLPGGAFRGYGAVQGTFALESMVNKLAKELNMDPVELRLKNTVREGEKTLAYGIDVKSCKLNECIEKGREMIEWDKYYPFKEEKDKIISVGMAIAQQGSGIQNVDTSTVEVRLNEQGDYTLLMSPTDVGQGTDSIMVNLANEVLQCGMDNIIPIIADTDITPFDPGSYASSGVYITGSAVVRACENLLNKIKKRVAMRFETSVEWLEIRNQEVYLQDKKLIAIKDLARDLSTGPNGMQLIGVGNFDSKTSPPPYMAGFAKISIDKLTGEIKVEDYAAVVDCGTVMNTKLATVQVEGGIGQSIGYALYEDSLWDDEGRLKEHSFISYNLPSRKDIGNIHVDFCESYEPTGPFGAKSIGEIVSNTPAPAINGAILNALGCTFDTLPIKAEDVLLKMYE
- a CDS encoding (2Fe-2S)-binding protein; this encodes MIIELNVNNKNHIASVDCDTTLYNVLRDLGYKSVKCGCTTSNCGLCTVWLDDVPVLSCSILALRCEGKKITTLEGISESQRKFGELLTEEGGEQCGFCSPGFIMNVLSLKKTIKNPTDEEIEDYLMGNLCRCTGYASQMRAIKKYLEIDDEDK